Proteins encoded in a region of the Fusobacterium sp. genome:
- a CDS encoding XRE family transcriptional regulator, whose protein sequence is MLSYAILVKKFRESRNLSQKELAQKAEIGTGTIGDIERGARNGKISTLNKIAKALALNKEEKIELRNAFIGGETKEKSNVRILSTEDFITIEVKAKASAGNGYINFEENPHLKTIRRNGFHEGCYLIEVIGNSMEPVIQDGAFVIVDPLQLEYVPNKIFIIKFNDEIFIKKIIWNAENNLMILKSVNPEYDDIYISDTQANSVEILGRAMRFIYEGNL, encoded by the coding sequence ATGTTAAGCTATGCTATATTGGTAAAAAAATTTAGAGAATCAAGAAATTTATCACAAAAAGAACTTGCCCAGAAAGCTGAGATAGGTACAGGAACTATAGGAGATATCGAAAGAGGGGCAAGAAACGGGAAAATTTCAACTCTCAACAAGATAGCAAAAGCTTTAGCTTTGAATAAAGAAGAAAAAATTGAATTAAGAAATGCATTTATTGGTGGAGAAACAAAAGAAAAATCAAATGTAAGAATTTTATCAACAGAAGATTTCATAACTATAGAAGTGAAAGCTAAAGCTAGTGCAGGTAATGGGTATATAAATTTCGAGGAAAATCCACATCTTAAAACAATAAGAAGGAATGGATTCCATGAAGGATGCTATCTCATTGAAGTAATCGGGAACTCAATGGAGCCAGTAATTCAAGATGGAGCTTTTGTGATTGTAGACCCACTTCAACTTGAGTATGTACCAAACAAAATTTTTATCATTAAGTTTAATGATGAAATTTTTATAAAAAAAATAATTTGGAATGCAGAAAATAATTTGATGATATTAAAAAGTGTAAATCCAGAATATGATGATATTTATATATCCGATACACAAGCTAATTCTGTTGAAATTTTAGGAAGAGCAATGAGATTTATATATGAAGGAAATTTATAA
- a CDS encoding ParA family protein, whose amino-acid sequence MKKGIEHWIECGKGDYIELRNNLYYIPLNSPILPKGNEHKFKAFIESLKKRFDYIFVDGTPLIDINTEFSNMADFIIIPTFLDGVTSMSINDMMKKFGTSKVKAIIPNRAAPISSTEVKYYDSLKNVLKKTNILLTCPLKQSAIIGKLIDQGKTIYDSKSKKVDFIKREIEKVLEVII is encoded by the coding sequence GTGAAAAAAGGGATTGAGCATTGGATAGAATGTGGAAAGGGAGATTATATTGAACTAAGGAATAATCTCTATTATATCCCTTTAAATTCTCCTATATTGCCAAAAGGGAATGAACATAAATTCAAAGCTTTTATTGAAAGTCTGAAAAAAAGATTTGATTATATTTTTGTTGATGGAACTCCTTTAATAGATATAAATACTGAATTTTCTAATATGGCTGACTTCATAATTATTCCAACTTTTTTGGATGGAGTAACTTCTATGTCTATAAATGACATGATGAAGAAATTTGGAACTTCTAAAGTAAAAGCAATAATTCCAAATAGAGCTGCTCCAATAAGTAGTACAGAAGTAAAATATTATGATTCCCTAAAAAATGTTCTTAAAAAAACAAATATCCTTTTAACTTGTCCACTAAAACAATCAGCTATTATAGGAAAGTTAATCGACCAAGGGAAAACAATTTATGATAGTAAAAGTAAAAAAGTTGATTTTATAAAAAGAGAAATAGAGAAAGTTCTAGAGGTGATTATATGA
- a CDS encoding site-specific DNA-methyltransferase — protein sequence MEIKLILGNAIKEIKNIDKKVDCIIADVPQGITCNSWDIPFNLEELWQSIEKIADAHTPLILMSNQPYTSILISSNIKNYKYSWYWKKVRGRGHLNVKKQPLRDIEEICVFYKKQCYYSPQMIKGKENHGIGKAADNYSNQGTTYKKHKKIFTKGDMKYPKQLLEFKEPHPAIYSTQKPVELLEYLLKTYTKEGDTILDFCMGSGTTGVACKNLNRNFIGIDKSETAFKIAQLRLKEI from the coding sequence ATGGAGATAAAATTGATTCTAGGGAATGCAATAAAAGAAATTAAAAATATAGATAAAAAAGTTGATTGCATCATTGCAGATGTTCCACAAGGAATAACTTGTAATTCTTGGGATATTCCTTTTAACTTAGAAGAGTTGTGGCAGTCTATAGAAAAAATAGCAGATGCCCATACTCCACTTATATTGATGTCAAACCAACCGTACACAAGTATTTTAATTTCTAGCAACATTAAGAATTATAAGTATAGTTGGTATTGGAAAAAAGTGAGAGGGAGAGGACACCTTAATGTAAAAAAACAGCCTTTGCGGGATATAGAAGAAATATGTGTATTTTACAAAAAGCAATGTTACTATAGTCCACAAATGATTAAGGGTAAAGAAAATCATGGTATTGGAAAAGCGGCAGATAATTATAGTAATCAAGGAACTACTTATAAAAAACATAAAAAAATATTTACTAAAGGAGATATGAAATATCCAAAACAACTTTTAGAATTTAAAGAGCCACACCCTGCAATCTATAGTACTCAAAAACCTGTGGAGTTATTGGAATATCTATTAAAAACTTATACAAAAGAAGGAGATACAATTCTTGACTTTTGCATGGGCTCTGGAACAACTGGAGTAGCTTGTAAAAATTTAAATAGAAACTTTATAGGAATAGATAAATCTGAGACAGCCTTTAAAATAGCCCAATTAAGATTAAAGGAGATCTGA
- a CDS encoding recombinase family protein, whose translation MQALPVKIAVKYSRVSTNKQDLRGSKDGQEAEIDKFASTNGFTIIDSFTDTDHGDIAKRKGLTSMKEYLRLNQAVKYVLVYHSDRFTRNFQDGMRDLFFLEDLGIKLISVLEGEILADGTFNSLPSLVRLIGAQEDKAKIIKKTTDASYKYAKTNRYLGGNILPWFKLESGYVYGKKCKVIVKNETTWEYYRGFFLAIIKYKNILRAAKEYNLNRFTAAEWLVKQELIGYRTYGKKGKIDQYHNKGRRKNYQTTEEKVFPAILTEDEFLILNEMRKHNKVKYNKDIYTYLYSIISYHSCGGKLEGERIKKKDSFIYYYKCSCCKKRFNQKKLEVAIAENILSNPGLQIINDINFRLADIYDEIKNINNMIEEENSSEKRILSLVSKNVVGIESAEEELLKIKKQKNFLKKLLEEKMKLIEEENKKEITEDHISLLKNLLEYSQEEDDDFREKLKEIINLIIKKIEVSSLDKINIIF comes from the coding sequence ATGCAAGCACTTCCAGTTAAAATAGCAGTTAAATACTCAAGAGTTTCTACTAACAAACAAGACTTAAGAGGGTCAAAAGATGGACAAGAAGCTGAAATAGATAAATTTGCTTCTACAAATGGTTTTACTATAATTGATTCTTTTACAGATACAGATCATGGAGATATTGCAAAAAGAAAAGGTTTAACTTCTATGAAAGAATATCTAAGACTTAATCAAGCTGTAAAATATGTTCTTGTATATCATTCAGATCGTTTTACAAGAAATTTTCAAGATGGAATGAGAGATTTATTTTTCCTTGAAGATTTAGGAATTAAATTAATTTCTGTTTTAGAAGGAGAAATTTTAGCTGATGGCACTTTCAATTCTTTGCCCTCTTTAGTTAGACTTATTGGTGCACAAGAAGATAAAGCAAAAATTATAAAAAAAACAACAGATGCTTCATATAAATATGCTAAAACAAACCGTTATCTTGGTGGAAATATTCTCCCATGGTTTAAACTAGAGTCTGGCTATGTATATGGCAAGAAATGCAAAGTTATTGTAAAAAATGAAACTACTTGGGAATATTACAGAGGATTCTTTCTAGCAATCATAAAATATAAAAATATTCTAAGAGCTGCTAAAGAATATAACCTCAATCGATTTACAGCTGCTGAATGGTTAGTAAAACAAGAGCTAATCGGATACAGAACTTATGGTAAAAAAGGAAAAATAGATCAGTACCATAATAAAGGAAGAAGAAAAAATTATCAGACCACTGAAGAAAAGGTATTCCCAGCTATCCTAACAGAAGATGAATTCCTTATACTCAATGAAATGCGAAAACACAATAAAGTAAAGTATAATAAAGATATTTATACTTATCTCTACTCAATTATTTCATACCATTCATGTGGAGGAAAACTTGAGGGAGAAAGAATAAAGAAAAAAGATTCTTTTATTTATTATTATAAGTGTAGTTGTTGCAAAAAAAGATTTAATCAAAAAAAATTAGAAGTAGCTATTGCTGAAAATATTTTAAGTAATCCAGGATTACAAATAATTAATGATATAAATTTTAGACTAGCAGATATTTATGATGAAATTAAAAATATAAATAATATGATTGAAGAAGAAAATTCTTCTGAAAAAAGAATCCTATCACTTGTAAGTAAAAATGTTGTTGGTATTGAATCTGCTGAAGAAGAACTTTTAAAAATAAAAAAGCAAAAAAATTTTCTAAAGAAGCTTTTAGAAGAAAAAATGAAACTTATAGAAGAAGAAAACAAAAAAGAAATTACTGAAGATCATATTTCTTTATTAAAAAATCTACTGGAGTATTCACAAGAAGAGGATGATGATTTTAGAGAAAAGTTAAAAGAGATAATTAATTTAATTATAAAAAAAATTGAAGTTTCTTCTTTAGATAAAATAAACATAATATTTTAA
- a CDS encoding DNA adenine methylase: protein MAYEKNDLVAPVLKWVGGKRQLIPEITKLLPKKITKYYEPFLGGGALLFHIQPEKAVINDLNEELINCYNIIKKEPIKLIKSLKKHKNNSEYFYKIRELDRTNEYINLTDVEKASRIIYLNKTCFNGLFRVNSSGEFNSPFGKYKNPKIVDEITIKAMSDYFNNNHIEIYSTDYKKALKGIRKGNFVYFDPPYDPVSDSSNFTGYTKSGFSKQEQIELKKLCDQLNKKGIKFLLSNSATDFIKELYKEYYIESVNAKRNINSCKDGRGNIEELLIRNYEE, encoded by the coding sequence ATGGCTTATGAAAAAAATGATTTAGTTGCACCTGTTTTAAAATGGGTAGGAGGAAAACGACAATTAATTCCTGAAATAACTAAATTGTTACCTAAAAAAATAACAAAATATTATGAACCTTTTTTAGGAGGAGGAGCACTCCTTTTTCATATCCAACCTGAAAAAGCTGTTATAAATGATCTCAATGAAGAATTGATTAATTGCTATAATATAATAAAAAAAGAACCCATTAAACTAATTAAAAGTTTAAAAAAACATAAAAACAATTCAGAGTATTTTTATAAAATAAGAGAACTTGATAGAACAAACGAATATATAAATTTAACAGATGTAGAAAAAGCATCTAGAATAATATATTTGAATAAAACTTGCTTCAATGGTTTATTTAGAGTTAATAGTTCTGGAGAATTTAATAGTCCTTTTGGAAAATATAAAAATCCTAAAATAGTAGATGAAATTACAATTAAAGCAATGAGTGATTATTTCAATAATAATCATATAGAAATATATTCAACTGATTATAAAAAGGCATTAAAAGGAATTAGAAAAGGAAATTTTGTATATTTTGACCCTCCATATGATCCTGTTTCAGATAGCTCTAATTTTACTGGATATACAAAATCTGGATTTTCAAAGCAAGAACAAATTGAATTAAAAAAATTATGTGACCAGTTAAATAAAAAAGGGATTAAATTCTTATTGTCAAATTCAGCTACAGACTTTATAAAAGAGCTTTATAAAGAATATTATATTGAGAGTGTTAATGCTAAAAGAAATATAAATTCATGTAAAGATGGAAGAGGAAATATTGAGGAGCTTTTAATTAGAAACTATGAAGAATAA
- a CDS encoding DUF1858 domain-containing protein codes for MITKDMNILEAVQQYPVLADVFRKHGLGCVGCMIAAGETLGEGISAHGLDADAIIAEANELVAAQK; via the coding sequence ATGATAACTAAAGATATGAATATTCTTGAAGCAGTTCAACAATACCCTGTATTAGCAGATGTATTTAGAAAACATGGATTAGGATGTGTAGGATGTATGATAGCTGCAGGAGAAACTCTTGGAGAAGGAATTTCTGCTCATGGACTAGATGCAGATGCTATAATAGCTGAAGCTAATGAATTAGTAGCAGCACAAAAATAA
- a CDS encoding KpsF/GutQ family sugar-phosphate isomerase has translation MDIINYAKEVFDSEIEELKIVRDKINREIIDVVEEILKSEGKVVVTGIGKSGLIGKKIAATFASTGTHSVFMNSAEGLHGDLGMISKEDIVIAISNSGNSDEIVAILPSIKKIGAKIVAMTGNRNSKLGREADYILNIGVKREGCPLNLAPMSSTTSTLVMGDALAAILIKKRDFKPENFALYHPGGSLGKRLLMKVRDVMHKEDILPLCDKESNIDDVILTMTDKRLGAVCVMNGDLMVGIITEGDIRRALKRREEFFGFKAKDIMTRNFTKVDSESMAIDALELMENRESQISVLPVFDKDKLVGMVRVHDLLNVVGR, from the coding sequence ATGGATATAATCAATTATGCCAAGGAAGTTTTTGATTCAGAAATAGAAGAATTAAAAATAGTAAGAGATAAAATAAATAGAGAAATAATAGATGTAGTGGAAGAAATATTGAAATCAGAGGGAAAGGTAGTAGTAACAGGTATTGGAAAATCAGGATTGATTGGAAAAAAAATAGCTGCTACATTTGCATCAACAGGAACACATTCAGTATTTATGAATTCAGCAGAAGGACTCCATGGAGATCTTGGAATGATTTCAAAAGAAGATATAGTCATAGCTATATCAAATAGTGGAAATAGTGATGAAATAGTTGCTATACTACCATCTATAAAAAAAATAGGTGCAAAGATAGTCGCTATGACAGGAAATAGGAACTCAAAACTTGGAAGAGAAGCAGACTATATATTAAATATAGGAGTGAAAAGAGAGGGATGTCCTCTTAATCTTGCTCCAATGTCATCTACAACAAGCACCTTAGTAATGGGAGATGCACTAGCAGCTATTCTTATTAAAAAAAGAGATTTCAAACCAGAAAATTTTGCATTATATCATCCAGGTGGAAGCCTGGGAAAAAGACTTTTAATGAAAGTAAGAGATGTAATGCATAAAGAAGATATACTTCCTTTGTGTGATAAAGAAAGTAATATAGATGATGTAATACTTACAATGACAGATAAAAGACTTGGAGCTGTCTGTGTGATGAATGGAGACTTAATGGTGGGAATAATCACAGAGGGAGATATAAGAAGAGCTTTAAAAAGAAGAGAGGAATTCTTTGGATTTAAAGCAAAGGATATTATGACAAGAAATTTCACTAAGGTAGATAGTGAAAGTATGGCAATAGATGCCTTAGAACTTATGGAAAACAGAGAAAGCCAGATATCAGTTCTTCCTGTATTTGATAAGGATAAATTAGTAGGAATGGTAAGAGTGCATGACCTTCTGAACGTTGTAGGAAGATAA
- the kdsA gene encoding 3-deoxy-8-phosphooctulonate synthase has translation MLVSEVKKVKIGKNVEIGGNNRFTLIAGPCVIESEELVMEVAGKVKEICDRLGIKYIFKASFDKANRSSIHSYRGPGIEEGLRILQKVKDTYELPVVTDVHEVWQCKRAAEVVDLIQIPAFLCRQTDLLIAAAETGLPVNVKKGQFLAPWDMKNIVTKMEESGNPNVMLCERGSTFGYNNMVVDMRAFMEMRKFGYPVVFDVTHAVQKPGGLGTATSGDREYVYPLMRAGLAIGVDAIFAEVHPNPEKAKSDGPNMLYLSDLEEILKMAVKIDDLVKGR, from the coding sequence ATGCTGGTAAGTGAAGTAAAGAAAGTTAAAATAGGAAAAAATGTAGAGATTGGTGGTAATAATAGATTCACTTTGATAGCAGGTCCATGTGTAATAGAATCTGAAGAATTAGTTATGGAAGTAGCTGGAAAAGTAAAAGAAATATGTGATAGACTAGGAATAAAATATATATTTAAAGCATCTTTTGATAAGGCTAATAGATCATCTATCCATTCATATAGAGGACCTGGAATAGAAGAAGGACTTAGAATATTACAAAAAGTAAAAGACACATATGAGCTCCCAGTTGTAACAGATGTGCATGAAGTATGGCAATGTAAAAGAGCAGCAGAAGTGGTAGATCTTATACAGATACCAGCATTTTTATGCAGACAGACAGATTTGCTGATAGCAGCAGCTGAAACAGGACTTCCTGTAAATGTAAAAAAAGGGCAATTTCTTGCTCCATGGGATATGAAAAATATAGTAACTAAAATGGAAGAAAGTGGAAATCCCAATGTTATGCTTTGTGAAAGAGGAAGTACTTTTGGATATAATAATATGGTAGTAGATATGAGAGCTTTCATGGAAATGAGAAAATTTGGATATCCAGTAGTATTTGATGTAACTCATGCAGTGCAAAAGCCAGGTGGATTAGGAACAGCTACTTCTGGAGACAGAGAATATGTTTATCCATTAATGAGAGCAGGACTTGCAATAGGTGTAGATGCAATATTTGCAGAAGTACATCCAAATCCAGAGAAAGCTAAGTCAGATGGACCTAATATGCTTTATTTATCTGATCTTGAAGAGATATTGAAAATGGCAGTAAAGATAGATGATCTTGTAAAAGGAAGATAA
- a CDS encoding UDP-N-acetylmuramoyl-L-alanyl-D-glutamate--2,6-diaminopimelate ligase, with the protein MEKFLNGLEYEILKDVVKEENYTNIEYDSRKIKTGDIFVALEGTIFDGHNYIEQAVKNGAKCILVSKKVETVFPVKYIWIKDLRKKLGVLASNFYNWPQKNLKIIGITGTNGKTTTTYLIESILGSNKTARIGTVEYKIGDEVIEAPNTTPESLDIVKMCKRSVEKGMEYLVMEVSSHALELGRVDMLEFDVSMFTNLTLDHLDFHKTMEDYFQAKRRLFIMMKSGCEKNCVINIDDLYGKRLSSEFGGISYGMHNEGRIRGKILEFHGDGQEVEINIDNFSTRTKLAILGRYNVYNVLGALSIALLLGIERNVVLDKIKELKGAPGRYELVNCGQDFTVIVDYSHTSDALENILKSINELKKGKIITVFGCGGDRDPSKRPVMGEIAERLSDIAIVTSDNPRTEDSYKIIEQVLEGMKGKNHIVEEDRDHAISKAVELADAKDIILIAGKGHETYQILGRKKIHFDDREIARREIVKKKKGK; encoded by the coding sequence ATGGAAAAATTTCTTAATGGACTGGAATATGAAATTTTAAAAGATGTAGTTAAAGAAGAAAATTATACTAATATAGAGTATGATTCTAGAAAAATAAAAACTGGGGATATATTTGTTGCTCTAGAGGGTACGATATTTGATGGTCACAATTATATAGAACAAGCAGTAAAAAATGGAGCTAAATGTATTTTAGTGTCTAAAAAAGTAGAAACTGTTTTCCCAGTAAAATATATTTGGATTAAAGATCTAAGAAAAAAATTAGGAGTGTTAGCTTCTAATTTTTATAATTGGCCTCAAAAAAATTTAAAGATTATAGGAATAACTGGAACAAATGGAAAGACAACAACAACTTACCTTATAGAATCTATATTGGGAAGTAATAAGACAGCAAGAATAGGAACAGTAGAATATAAAATAGGAGATGAAGTAATAGAAGCTCCTAATACCACTCCAGAATCTTTAGATATAGTAAAAATGTGTAAGAGATCTGTGGAAAAGGGAATGGAATACCTTGTAATGGAAGTGAGTTCTCATGCTCTTGAACTTGGAAGGGTAGATATGCTTGAGTTTGATGTAAGTATGTTTACCAACCTTACCTTAGACCACCTTGATTTTCATAAAACTATGGAAGACTACTTTCAAGCCAAAAGAAGACTATTTATAATGATGAAAAGTGGCTGTGAAAAAAATTGTGTTATTAATATAGATGATCTATATGGAAAAAGACTTTCTTCAGAATTTGGAGGAATATCTTATGGTATGCATAACGAAGGAAGAATAAGAGGAAAAATACTGGAATTTCATGGAGATGGACAAGAAGTAGAAATTAATATAGACAATTTTTCAACAAGAACAAAACTGGCTATACTTGGAAGATATAATGTATATAATGTACTTGGAGCATTATCTATAGCATTGCTTTTGGGAATTGAAAGAAATGTTGTTTTAGATAAAATAAAAGAATTAAAAGGTGCACCAGGAAGATATGAATTAGTAAACTGTGGGCAAGATTTTACAGTAATAGTAGATTATTCTCATACTAGTGATGCACTTGAAAATATATTGAAAAGTATAAATGAATTAAAAAAAGGAAAAATAATAACAGTCTTTGGTTGTGGTGGAGATAGAGATCCAAGTAAAAGACCTGTTATGGGAGAAATCGCTGAAAGATTAAGTGATATTGCAATAGTGACATCAGATAACCCCAGAACAGAAGATTCCTATAAAATAATTGAACAAGTACTGGAAGGAATGAAAGGAAAAAATCATATTGTAGAAGAGGATAGAGATCATGCTATATCAAAAGCTGTAGAATTAGCAGATGCAAAAGATATCATTCTTATAGCTGGAAAAGGGCATGAAACTTATCAAATACTAGGTAGAAAAAAAATACATTTTGATGATAGAGAAATAGCTAGAAGAGAGATAGTAAAAAAGAAAAAGGGAAAATAA
- a CDS encoding uracil-DNA glycosylase, whose protein sequence is MVNLGNDWDEILKNEFEKEYYQKLRKFLITEYKTETIYPKMENIFSALKLTNYKDCKVLILGQDPYHGPNQAHGLAFSVNIGIKTPPSLKNMYKELKDELGLYVPNNGYLVPWAEQGILLLNTALTVRAGAANSHSKIGWEIFTDNIIKYLNDREDPVIFVLWGGNARKKKSFINTDRHYILEAAHPSPLSAHNGFFGCDHFKKINEILSSLNKKEINWQIENI, encoded by the coding sequence ATGGTAAATCTAGGAAACGATTGGGATGAAATACTGAAAAATGAGTTTGAAAAGGAATATTATCAAAAATTGAGAAAATTTTTAATAACAGAATATAAAACGGAGACTATTTACCCAAAAATGGAAAATATATTTTCAGCATTAAAACTTACTAATTATAAAGACTGTAAGGTATTGATTTTAGGACAAGATCCTTATCATGGACCTAATCAGGCACATGGATTGGCATTTTCAGTGAATATAGGAATAAAAACTCCTCCTTCACTAAAAAATATGTATAAAGAACTGAAAGATGAACTGGGATTATATGTACCAAATAATGGGTATCTAGTTCCGTGGGCAGAACAGGGAATACTTCTTTTAAATACTGCCCTTACAGTAAGAGCAGGAGCAGCAAATTCTCATTCAAAAATAGGATGGGAAATATTTACTGACAATATAATTAAATATTTAAATGATAGAGAAGATCCAGTTATATTTGTTTTATGGGGAGGAAATGCAAGAAAGAAAAAATCTTTTATTAATACAGATAGACACTATATACTTGAAGCAGCACATCCAAGTCCCCTATCAGCTCACAATGGATTTTTTGGTTGTGATCATTTCAAAAAAATAAATGAAATATTGAGTAGTTTAAATAAGAAAGAAATTAATTGGCAAATAGAAAATATATGA
- a CDS encoding TIGR03960 family B12-binding radical SAM protein, with translation MRINLDKYLLKVEKPAQYLGNEINSVHKYKFKARMCLFFPDIYEVGMSNLGIRILYSIMNRVDGFSLERGFSPMEDMENLMRENKIPMFSLESKTPLKEFDVVGFSLSYEMCYPNVLNALDLAGIPIESKDRGEEYPLIMAGGTCMMNPVPMEKFLDFVVIGDGEDVMVEIAKVFTVNHDKSKIEKLKLIEDFDGVYIPILHKGKKRIKRAIVEDLNKTELYDDQLVPYINIVHDRASVEIQRGCTRGCRFCQAGIVYRPVRERSFKNNCELIEKMIKNTGYSEISLSSLSSSDYSKIDDLIKGLKNRYENRNLGISLPSLRMNPYSVQVADDISGGKRTGFTFAPEAGSQRLRDIINKGVEEEDVLATAEAAIRGGWENLKFYFMIGLPFETDEDVAEIFELASKVIKRCRPISKRINVTVSVSNFVPKPHTPFQWSEQMDIEEMKRKHRILKDLFKTSKHCTLRIHDMRKSYLEGFLSRGDERTGDLIELAWKKGAKLDDYKDNYDIWKSSADELGIDEKDYLRARDLEADLPWDMVVDIGVEKSFLLREYKKAEEEALTPDCREICSGCGMKKRFPNCLKIATE, from the coding sequence ATGAGAATAAATTTAGATAAATATTTATTAAAAGTTGAAAAACCAGCACAATATTTGGGGAATGAAATAAATAGTGTGCATAAATATAAATTTAAAGCAAGAATGTGTTTATTTTTTCCAGATATATATGAAGTTGGGATGTCTAACTTAGGAATAAGAATTTTATATAGTATTATGAATAGAGTAGATGGATTTTCTTTAGAAAGAGGATTTTCTCCTATGGAAGATATGGAAAATCTGATGAGAGAAAATAAAATACCAATGTTTTCCCTAGAAAGTAAAACACCATTAAAAGAATTCGATGTAGTAGGGTTTTCATTATCATATGAAATGTGCTATCCAAATGTATTAAATGCTTTGGATTTAGCAGGGATACCAATTGAAAGTAAAGACAGAGGAGAAGAATACCCTTTAATAATGGCAGGAGGAACATGTATGATGAATCCTGTACCTATGGAAAAATTTCTTGATTTTGTAGTGATAGGAGATGGGGAAGATGTCATGGTAGAAATAGCTAAAGTCTTTACAGTTAACCATGATAAAAGTAAGATAGAAAAATTAAAATTAATAGAAGATTTTGATGGGGTATATATTCCAATACTTCATAAAGGAAAGAAAAGAATAAAAAGAGCTATTGTTGAAGATTTAAATAAGACAGAACTTTATGATGATCAGCTTGTACCATATATAAATATAGTACATGATAGAGCTTCTGTAGAAATACAGAGAGGATGTACGAGAGGATGCAGATTCTGTCAAGCCGGAATTGTATATAGACCTGTAAGAGAAAGAAGCTTTAAAAATAATTGTGAACTTATAGAAAAAATGATAAAAAATACAGGATATTCAGAAATTTCACTTTCATCTTTGAGCAGTAGTGATTACAGTAAAATAGATGATCTTATAAAAGGACTGAAAAACAGATATGAAAATAGAAATCTTGGAATCTCTCTTCCATCTTTGAGAATGAATCCATACTCTGTCCAAGTGGCAGATGATATCAGTGGAGGAAAGAGAACTGGATTTACATTTGCTCCAGAAGCGGGGTCACAAAGATTGAGAGATATAATCAATAAAGGAGTAGAAGAGGAAGATGTACTAGCTACTGCTGAAGCTGCTATAAGAGGGGGATGGGAAAATCTAAAATTCTACTTTATGATTGGACTTCCTTTTGAGACAGATGAAGATGTGGCAGAAATATTTGAACTTGCTTCTAAGGTTATAAAGAGATGCAGACCTATAAGTAAAAGAATAAATGTAACAGTAAGTGTTTCAAACTTTGTTCCAAAACCTCATACACCGTTCCAATGGTCAGAACAGATGGATATAGAAGAGATGAAAAGAAAACACAGAATATTAAAAGACTTATTTAAAACATCAAAGCATTGTACTTTAAGAATACATGATATGAGAAAATCTTATCTTGAGGGATTCCTTTCAAGAGGAGATGAAAGAACAGGGGATCTAATAGAACTTGCATGGAAAAAAGGAGCAAAACTTGACGACTATAAAGATAATTATGATATCTGGAAATCATCAGCTGATGAATTAGGAATAGATGAAAAAGATTATCTTAGAGCAAGAGATTTAGAAGCTGATCTTCCATGGGATATGGTAGTAGATATAGGGGTAGAAAAAAGTTTTCTTTTAAGAGAATATAAAAAAGCAGAAGAGGAAGCATTGACACCAGATTGTAGAGAAATATGTTCTGGATGTGGTATGAAAAAAAGATTTCCTAACTGTTTAAAAATAGCAACAGAATAA
- a CDS encoding HD domain-containing protein: MLNRLRQGIIYVFGKYDGEKDEIIKNVLSEDEFKIFDTMMEYDKVHSFRLFNFVKENEILKDDILYWKLALLHDCGKGKTTFLKRMKKVVIGDRKLEGHTENAYEKLKKINKELAKLCRIHHDKSNDIKMIEFQKLDDK, from the coding sequence ATGTTAAATAGGCTCAGACAAGGGATTATCTATGTATTTGGAAAATATGATGGGGAAAAAGATGAGATTATAAAAAATGTCCTTTCTGAAGATGAATTTAAGATTTTTGATACTATGATGGAGTATGATAAAGTTCATTCTTTTAGGTTATTCAACTTTGTCAAAGAAAATGAAATTCTGAAAGATGATATTTTGTATTGGAAACTTGCTCTTTTACATGACTGTGGAAAAGGAAAAACTACATTTTTAAAAAGAATGAAAAAGGTAGTAATAGGAGATAGAAAACTTGAAGGGCATACTGAAAATGCCTATGAAAAATTAAAAAAAATAAATAAAGAGTTAGCTAAATTATGTAGGATACATCATGATAAAAGTAATGATATTAAAATGATAGAATTTCAAAAATTAGATGATAAGTAA